One segment of Polyangiaceae bacterium DNA contains the following:
- a CDS encoding TFIIB-type zinc finger domain-containing protein codes for MRFAPPDSSEERKAIVPPSPSPIENAAVIPRELPDAEIQAIPRRPQSDTLISGSEPPPRDTTPDAPAAADLLDDDEDHPTTVLPRCGKCGSVDYAPTGGLFQCKSCGKVGYLSFPGLHRKVA; via the coding sequence TTGAGATTTGCGCCACCCGATTCGTCGGAGGAACGCAAGGCGATTGTCCCGCCGAGCCCAAGCCCGATCGAAAATGCTGCGGTGATTCCTCGGGAACTTCCTGATGCTGAGATTCAGGCAATCCCTCGACGTCCGCAGTCGGATACGCTCATTTCTGGGAGCGAACCACCACCGCGAGATACGACGCCTGACGCACCAGCGGCGGCCGACCTACTCGATGACGACGAGGATCATCCGACGACGGTGCTGCCTCGTTGCGGCAAATGCGGATCTGTCGATTACGCTCCGACCGGTGGCCTGTTCCAGTGCAAGTCGTGTGGAAAAGTCGGGTATCTCAGCTTTCCCGGCCTGCACCGCAAGGTGGCGTGA
- the dnaB gene encoding replicative DNA helicase, whose translation MDKRYQKSEPHASEPVPVAGRVPPHDLDAEASVLSAVLLERDAQDKVLEILKPNYFYSDPNRRIFQGVLELALAGDPVDITTVAAWLRSRDWINHIGGPSYLAQLVDATPAVTHVDAHARVVAEKWRLRQLIGACQRIAAEGYGDVGTIQEFIEGAEESIHHIVQIATKSSFQPIGHVLKSVFEALHAAAERGDRLTGLSTGFGRLDDMTAGLQDGDLTIVAARPGMGKTSFVLNMAVNVASPRAVRRNGVEQQEPGDGVCVFSLEMPREQLGMRTTCSEGRVDLGKVKKGMLQADDWRRLTDAAAYLNQLPIFIDDTPGIGLMELRAKARRMQAEYNRPAKPGQPERRIGLVIVDYLQLMKGREGAQNREQEISEISRGLKELAKELRVPVIALSQLNRAVEGRTDKRPQLSDLRESGAIEQDADLVMFIYRDDYYNENSNKKGIAEIIIAKQRNGPTGKVLVRFASSYTRFDNLASTEYPDMED comes from the coding sequence GTGGACAAACGATATCAGAAATCAGAGCCACACGCAAGCGAACCCGTGCCTGTCGCTGGGCGAGTTCCGCCACACGACTTGGACGCGGAAGCGAGTGTCCTGTCGGCTGTCCTCCTCGAGCGCGATGCGCAAGACAAAGTGCTCGAAATCCTCAAACCAAACTATTTTTATAGCGATCCGAATCGGCGCATATTTCAAGGTGTGCTGGAGCTCGCGCTCGCAGGCGACCCTGTGGATATCACCACGGTCGCGGCGTGGTTGCGCAGCCGCGATTGGATAAACCACATTGGTGGCCCGAGTTATCTCGCGCAGCTCGTCGACGCGACGCCGGCGGTCACTCATGTTGACGCACACGCACGGGTTGTCGCGGAGAAATGGCGCCTACGGCAATTGATTGGCGCATGTCAACGTATTGCTGCCGAGGGATACGGCGATGTTGGGACGATTCAAGAATTCATTGAAGGCGCCGAGGAATCGATTCATCACATCGTCCAAATTGCAACGAAATCATCTTTTCAGCCCATTGGGCATGTATTGAAGTCGGTATTCGAAGCGCTGCACGCGGCGGCAGAGCGTGGCGATCGGCTCACGGGTTTGTCGACGGGCTTTGGGCGCCTCGATGACATGACCGCAGGCTTGCAAGATGGTGATTTGACCATCGTCGCCGCACGGCCTGGAATGGGCAAGACGTCGTTTGTCTTGAACATGGCCGTCAACGTCGCATCCCCGCGGGCAGTCCGTCGCAATGGTGTGGAGCAGCAGGAACCGGGGGACGGCGTATGTGTGTTTTCCCTGGAAATGCCGCGCGAGCAATTGGGGATGCGCACGACCTGCAGCGAAGGTCGTGTGGACCTTGGCAAGGTAAAAAAGGGAATGCTCCAGGCGGATGATTGGCGCCGCTTGACCGACGCAGCCGCATACCTGAACCAACTTCCGATCTTCATCGACGACACTCCGGGGATTGGGTTGATGGAGTTGCGGGCGAAAGCTCGGCGAATGCAGGCCGAATACAATCGACCCGCCAAACCTGGCCAGCCGGAGCGTCGAATCGGTTTGGTGATCGTCGACTATTTGCAGCTCATGAAAGGGCGCGAGGGCGCGCAGAATCGTGAGCAGGAGATCAGCGAGATTTCGCGCGGTCTCAAAGAGCTGGCCAAGGAGCTCCGTGTGCCCGTCATTGCGCTGTCGCAGCTCAACCGAGCTGTCGAAGGTCGCACGGACAAACGACCGCAGTTGAGCGATTTGCGCGAATCGGGCGCCATCGAGCAGGACGCCGACCTGGTCATGTTCATCTACCGCGACGACTATTACAACGAAAACAGCAACAAGAAAGGAATCGCCGAGATCATCATCGCGAAACAACGAAATGGTCCAACGGGCAAGGTTCTCGTGCGGTTCGCGAGCTCGTACACGCGATTCGATAACCTTGCTTCGACAGAATACCCCGACATGGAGGATTGA
- a CDS encoding DUF814 domain-containing protein has product MTSPALPIRDEVLRAALAYVAGARIDAALIVAETGLVALSLYQGRKLLLGVGIGPIVSGVGVLPRLPQGRTATQHPLAAAMHAHLVGKHIRSVNLDDSTVGFTTEPANDASFPTRLALEVGPHGSAQLMLPSGATISWPPEPRPTARPRKDHAPAPSEHSLESCGVTLVQSSDSYLVESFRNELRGVIKKKQKRLEKRALAVRSDLARLADVPRLQKIGSLLLAQGQTIARGTTTASLVDWETGENVDVDIAPDKPAKEQAAAFFQKARRLQRGADVMQKRLDETLFAIAKIQPFESALQNAPADWDALQTIAKQMQAIGLLGQTPAGATKYRNNHVEPDERKPYHTFRSPKGQTILVGRSAKDNDQLVTRIARPHDLWLHAKNMRGAHVVVPQEKNHACPADLLVDAATLAAYFSDARNETTCEVTYVERRYVRKPKKSAPGEVTTQREKVILVRIEKDRLSRLLRSKDEM; this is encoded by the coding sequence ATGACCAGTCCCGCGTTGCCCATTCGCGACGAAGTGCTTCGTGCTGCGCTTGCTTACGTGGCCGGCGCGCGCATCGACGCCGCGCTGATCGTCGCCGAAACGGGTCTCGTGGCACTGTCGCTTTACCAAGGTCGCAAGCTGCTCCTCGGCGTCGGCATCGGGCCCATCGTCAGCGGCGTCGGCGTTTTACCGCGCCTGCCCCAAGGCCGAACTGCCACACAACACCCGCTCGCCGCCGCCATGCACGCTCACCTCGTCGGAAAACACATCCGCTCGGTCAACCTCGATGATTCCACCGTAGGCTTCACTACCGAGCCCGCAAATGATGCAAGCTTCCCTACGCGACTCGCCCTCGAAGTTGGGCCGCACGGATCGGCGCAACTCATGTTGCCCTCCGGCGCCACAATCTCGTGGCCACCGGAACCTCGTCCCACGGCGCGGCCACGAAAGGACCACGCACCCGCTCCATCCGAACATTCGCTCGAATCGTGCGGGGTGACGCTGGTCCAATCGAGCGACTCGTACCTCGTCGAATCGTTTCGGAATGAACTTCGTGGAGTCATCAAGAAAAAACAAAAGCGCCTCGAAAAACGCGCTCTCGCCGTGCGATCGGACCTGGCACGCCTTGCTGACGTGCCGCGCCTGCAAAAAATCGGCTCATTGCTTCTTGCACAAGGGCAAACCATTGCCCGCGGAACGACGACCGCATCGCTCGTCGATTGGGAAACGGGCGAAAATGTCGATGTCGATATCGCTCCAGACAAACCCGCCAAAGAACAAGCTGCCGCCTTTTTCCAAAAAGCACGGCGACTGCAGCGAGGCGCCGATGTCATGCAAAAACGCCTCGACGAAACGCTTTTTGCAATTGCAAAAATCCAGCCATTCGAATCGGCCCTCCAAAATGCACCAGCCGATTGGGACGCGCTCCAAACCATCGCCAAGCAAATGCAGGCCATTGGACTCCTTGGACAAACTCCCGCAGGCGCCACAAAATATCGAAACAATCACGTAGAACCCGACGAACGAAAACCATATCATACTTTTCGGTCGCCCAAAGGACAAACCATTTTGGTGGGTCGTAGCGCAAAAGACAACGACCAGCTCGTGACGCGAATTGCCAGACCGCATGATTTGTGGCTGCACGCTAAAAATATGCGCGGCGCGCACGTCGTCGTCCCACAAGAAAAAAATCATGCCTGCCCCGCCGATCTGCTCGTCGACGCCGCTACCCTTGCCGCATACTTCAGCGACGCCCGCAACGAAACGACCTGCGAAGTGACGTATGTCGAACGCCGCTACGTCCGCAAACCAAAAAAAAGCGCCCCGGGCGAAGTCACCACCCAACGCGAAAAAGTGATCCTCGTGCGAATCGAAAAAGACCGACTTTCTAGGCTTCTTCGATCCAAAGACGAAATGTAG
- a CDS encoding TlpA family protein disulfide reductase, with protein MPAVMALHGRFKARGLRALGVVNFDPADAESERQSAIEAAREEKMDYPTYLDENGAWSKKHGVADIPAFLVINRDGRVVFRHRGKLVIDSPAYVEMTTAIETAL; from the coding sequence GTGCCTGCCGTGATGGCGCTGCACGGACGCTTCAAGGCTCGCGGTCTGCGGGCCCTGGGAGTTGTGAATTTCGATCCAGCGGACGCCGAAAGCGAACGCCAAAGTGCCATCGAAGCTGCGCGGGAAGAAAAAATGGACTATCCCACGTACCTCGATGAAAATGGCGCTTGGTCCAAAAAACACGGCGTCGCGGACATACCGGCATTTTTGGTGATCAATCGCGACGGCCGCGTCGTGTTTCGGCATCGAGGTAAACTCGTCATCGACAGCCCCGCCTATGTCGAAATGACAACGGCCATCGAAACCGCTCTTTGA
- a CDS encoding nuclear transport factor 2 family protein translates to MESSIRRHLEDPPFIMERIRRALENRDPEALAEVYADDAVIEEVSSLHPPAHPVIVRGHKAILERLRGDFSVDAVGGWHRRIENMSIIDEVETSDAIAFTEVRTYAAGDKVVTQHMAHKVNGRIAHDRLVIARDSE, encoded by the coding sequence ATGGAGAGCTCGATCCGTCGCCATCTGGAAGATCCTCCCTTCATCATGGAACGCATTCGTCGTGCACTCGAAAACCGGGATCCCGAAGCCCTGGCCGAGGTTTATGCGGACGATGCCGTCATCGAGGAGGTTTCGAGTTTGCATCCGCCGGCTCATCCGGTGATCGTGCGCGGTCACAAAGCAATCCTCGAACGACTGCGTGGAGACTTTTCGGTGGATGCCGTCGGGGGGTGGCATCGCCGCATAGAAAACATGTCGATCATCGACGAAGTGGAAACGAGCGATGCCATTGCATTTACCGAGGTTCGCACCTACGCCGCGGGAGACAAGGTGGTCACGCAACACATGGCGCACAAGGTAAATGGGCGCATCGCGCACGATCGGTTGGTGATCGCCAGGGATTCCGAATAG
- a CDS encoding metallophosphoesterase: protein MSPPRMVALGDVHLTRSTPRDVSDDLARLIETHPGTRIVIAGDLFDLSADLPKLPLTRAIDEVFATHVSAKAALGRHIARGGELWLVSGNHDAALGFDDFRTALENVLDLPSEARSRLRTTPWFFREGGLHIEHGHIFDPDNAPTHPLVLGEASLGVHFVEQFIAPTGAHRYLNMNDETPLKLFLSAFSFYGPRAPYVIYRYFHAAIHAVLRSGPAYRRRTKMEEPLGEEELARFTDAFGIPSDLARSLLDLSARPTLESVSRTFSRLYFDRVLSTIAMGAGLSAAALGKKRAGKAVFSIGALALASSWARGHNRYRGSTAEQLAEGAQRIVDTTGAQLVIFGHTHREALGENYANTASFAFPRGAPGRPFLEIDMAGETPRAHRRYWPKAV from the coding sequence GTGAGTCCCCCCCGAATGGTCGCGCTCGGCGATGTCCACTTGACTCGGTCGACTCCTCGCGACGTTTCCGATGACCTCGCCCGCCTCATTGAAACGCATCCGGGCACACGCATTGTCATTGCCGGCGATTTGTTCGATCTCTCGGCCGACCTGCCAAAGCTGCCTCTCACGCGCGCCATCGATGAAGTGTTCGCGACACACGTGAGCGCCAAAGCTGCGCTCGGTCGGCATATCGCTCGAGGTGGCGAATTGTGGCTCGTCAGTGGGAATCACGACGCAGCACTCGGATTCGACGATTTCCGCACGGCATTGGAAAACGTACTCGATCTACCAAGTGAAGCTCGCTCGCGCCTGCGCACGACCCCCTGGTTTTTTCGCGAAGGTGGCCTCCACATCGAACACGGTCACATCTTCGATCCCGACAACGCTCCAACTCACCCGCTCGTTCTCGGCGAAGCCAGCCTCGGCGTTCACTTCGTCGAACAATTCATCGCGCCCACGGGGGCTCATCGGTACTTGAACATGAACGACGAAACGCCATTGAAGCTTTTTCTTTCGGCGTTTTCGTTTTATGGCCCCAGGGCCCCGTATGTCATCTACCGCTATTTCCACGCGGCCATTCATGCGGTGCTGCGCAGCGGGCCAGCGTATCGCCGCCGTACGAAAATGGAAGAACCACTCGGCGAAGAAGAGCTCGCGCGCTTTACCGATGCATTCGGCATACCATCCGACCTCGCCCGCTCGCTGCTCGATCTGAGTGCTCGCCCGACGCTCGAAAGCGTCAGCCGCACGTTTTCTCGTCTCTATTTCGATCGCGTCCTGTCCACCATTGCCATGGGCGCAGGATTGTCCGCCGCCGCGCTTGGGAAGAAGCGAGCAGGAAAAGCGGTTTTTTCAATTGGGGCATTGGCCTTGGCTTCGAGCTGGGCGCGCGGGCACAACCGATACCGCGGCTCCACTGCCGAACAGCTCGCCGAAGGCGCGCAAAGAATCGTGGACACCACGGGTGCTCAATTGGTTATTTTTGGACATACCCACCGCGAAGCGCTCGGAGAAAACTACGCCAATACAGCCAGCTTTGCATTCCCCCGGGGCGCTCCGGGCCGGCCCTTTTTGGAGATTGACATGGCTGGAGAAACCCCGCGAGCTCACCGGAGATATTGGCCTAAGGCTGTTTGA
- the recO gene encoding DNA repair protein RecO: MGLAGPSRPSRRVRHSVAKKNLRTDALLVRRVPVGEADFIVTLFTEARGILSAVARSARKPSKRVAALEPMHLLRVSLDEREHQDLLVLVEASIAHPRLHLVEALAPMEAAGRALRWIRSVAPPGTREPALYATLNELLDALDDPSRGNPEPRLATGGLRILADIGFALVLDRCVRCGRSCPLDAPACLDPAFGGLVCRACGGARLVVRSDLRARIDAASAGDDHALRDEDARIVVDLVDAVIAAHVR, from the coding sequence ATGGGTTTGGCCGGTCCATCGCGTCCCTCGCGGCGCGTACGTCATTCGGTTGCCAAGAAAAACCTGCGCACCGACGCGCTTCTCGTGCGCCGAGTCCCCGTTGGCGAAGCGGATTTCATTGTAACGCTTTTCACGGAAGCTCGAGGGATTCTTTCGGCCGTCGCCCGGAGCGCTCGAAAACCATCCAAACGCGTCGCGGCGCTCGAGCCGATGCATTTGCTCCGGGTTTCTCTGGACGAACGCGAACACCAGGACCTATTGGTGCTCGTGGAAGCTTCGATTGCGCACCCACGTTTGCATCTCGTCGAAGCGCTGGCACCGATGGAAGCTGCCGGACGTGCTTTGCGTTGGATTCGTTCGGTCGCTCCACCGGGGACGCGAGAGCCGGCGCTTTATGCGACACTGAATGAATTGCTGGATGCATTGGACGATCCGTCACGAGGCAACCCCGAGCCTCGGCTTGCGACCGGGGGATTACGCATTCTTGCCGATATTGGATTTGCTCTGGTGCTCGACAGGTGTGTTCGTTGTGGGCGCTCGTGTCCGCTCGATGCGCCGGCGTGTTTGGATCCGGCATTTGGGGGATTGGTATGTCGAGCGTGTGGAGGGGCGAGGTTGGTGGTGCGGTCCGACTTGCGGGCGCGCATTGATGCGGCGAGTGCAGGAGACGACCACGCATTGCGCGACGAGGATGCGCGCATCGTCGTCGACTTGGTGGACGCGGTGATTGCGGCGCACGTGCGCTGA
- a CDS encoding helix-turn-helix domain-containing protein, with amino-acid sequence MESIGRYLRHARESRAMSVEEISRATRIPVPAIERIEADHFDDLPGEVFVRGFLRAYARAVSIPVEEVLARYTASRRVAVVTPLPMASPMRGTQSRRFGVAFAFVLLLILFTLALSIVMRPRGHDMPPELSQVSSDKPALAFHI; translated from the coding sequence ATGGAGTCGATTGGTCGCTACCTAAGACATGCCCGTGAAAGCAGGGCCATGAGCGTGGAGGAAATCTCCCGCGCCACTCGTATTCCCGTTCCTGCCATCGAACGGATCGAGGCAGACCATTTCGATGACCTCCCAGGCGAAGTGTTTGTCCGTGGCTTCCTCCGCGCGTATGCGCGAGCCGTTTCCATTCCCGTTGAAGAAGTTTTGGCTCGCTATACTGCCAGTCGTCGAGTTGCCGTGGTTACACCATTACCCATGGCTTCTCCGATGCGCGGAACGCAAAGTCGCAGGTTCGGCGTGGCATTCGCCTTTGTACTCTTGCTCATTCTTTTCACGCTCGCTTTGAGCATCGTCATGCGTCCGCGCGGACACGACATGCCGCCCGAACTTTCTCAGGTTTCTTCGGACAAACCGGCCCTGGCATTCCATATCTGA
- a CDS encoding tetratricopeptide repeat protein: MRDRRKNTGNGSFARDKRARFALACALSLHGLGCAGAQLRTDEDPKARAEYDLARVSFQQGMLREALGHVEASLRIDNADPEVHYLGAVILLAFCAGDETSPDCRFEEAERHVRQALETAPEMRDAKNALGVILVHQKKYDEAVAVLKPLAEDILYASPEKAWGNLGWAYLSRGNIDEAIVALRRALTAEPRFCVGNYRLGLAYEKKGELSLAQEAFTKALETDRSECKQLQEGYAARARVAARAGSQDLVRADLERCRDAGPATAVGKRCAAELTALQ; this comes from the coding sequence ATGAGAGATCGGCGAAAAAACACGGGGAATGGCAGCTTTGCGCGCGACAAGCGTGCTCGGTTTGCCCTTGCTTGTGCGCTTTCGCTGCATGGCTTGGGCTGTGCGGGGGCTCAGCTTCGAACGGATGAAGATCCCAAAGCGCGGGCCGAATACGACTTGGCGCGCGTTTCATTTCAGCAGGGGATGTTGCGGGAAGCGCTCGGGCACGTCGAGGCTTCGCTTCGCATTGACAATGCCGATCCCGAGGTCCATTACCTTGGGGCCGTCATTCTCTTGGCATTCTGCGCGGGCGATGAAACTTCGCCGGATTGTCGATTCGAGGAAGCCGAACGTCATGTGCGCCAAGCCCTCGAAACTGCTCCGGAAATGCGTGATGCCAAAAACGCGCTCGGCGTCATTCTCGTACATCAGAAAAAATACGATGAAGCTGTCGCGGTCTTGAAACCGCTTGCGGAAGACATCTTGTATGCCTCGCCGGAGAAGGCGTGGGGCAATCTGGGTTGGGCTTATCTTTCTCGTGGGAATATCGACGAAGCGATTGTCGCGTTGCGTCGAGCATTGACGGCTGAACCTCGATTCTGTGTCGGTAACTACCGGCTTGGACTCGCCTACGAAAAGAAAGGGGAGCTTTCGCTGGCACAAGAAGCCTTTACGAAAGCGCTCGAAACGGATAGATCGGAGTGCAAGCAGCTTCAGGAAGGGTATGCCGCACGCGCACGCGTGGCGGCGAGGGCTGGATCTCAGGATCTCGTCCGTGCGGATCTCGAGCGGTGCCGTGATGCCGGCCCCGCGACTGCGGTCGGAAAACGTTGCGCCGCCGAGCTCACCGCCCTTCAATGA
- a CDS encoding Crp/Fnr family transcriptional regulator has product MDVSPDTEQEPAAVVDPLHARFGQRFEAGDTLFSEGDPATHAYLLEEGRVRLIKRIRGAERSILVCKPGDLFGESALLEGSERSSTAVALSPVLALVIDQATLQHLLEHNATIASRVVKQLVRRLRDAEHQLEVTMHTDIQSKVVRALLEHARRAREPGSGGATFSISPMELAAQVGLDVDTLKRNVQKLRDGQYVRIVDERLEIPSIEGLRKYFGLLGQRDELAAEVPEAR; this is encoded by the coding sequence ATGGACGTTTCGCCTGACACCGAGCAAGAGCCTGCGGCCGTGGTCGATCCGCTTCACGCGCGGTTTGGGCAGCGTTTCGAGGCAGGAGACACGCTTTTCAGCGAGGGGGATCCGGCGACGCATGCGTACTTGCTCGAGGAGGGGCGAGTGCGTTTGATCAAGCGGATTCGCGGGGCGGAGCGCAGCATTTTGGTGTGCAAACCGGGCGACTTGTTCGGCGAATCGGCGCTTCTCGAAGGCTCCGAGCGATCATCGACCGCGGTGGCTTTGTCGCCCGTGCTCGCGCTCGTCATCGATCAAGCGACGCTTCAACACTTGCTCGAGCACAACGCGACCATCGCTTCGCGGGTTGTCAAGCAGCTTGTGCGACGCTTGCGGGATGCCGAGCATCAGCTCGAAGTGACCATGCACACCGACATTCAATCCAAGGTCGTGCGGGCGCTTTTGGAGCATGCGCGTCGGGCGCGGGAGCCTGGAAGTGGCGGAGCAACGTTTTCCATTTCACCGATGGAGCTTGCGGCGCAGGTGGGGCTCGATGTGGACACGCTGAAGCGCAACGTGCAGAAGCTTCGCGATGGGCAGTACGTTCGGATCGTGGACGAGCGGCTGGAGATCCCGAGTATTGAAGGGCTTCGGAAGTATTTTGGTCTTTTGGGTCAGCGGGACGAGCTTGCGGCGGAGGTGCCCGAGGCGCGCTGA
- the tsaB gene encoding tRNA (adenosine(37)-N6)-threonylcarbamoyltransferase complex dimerization subunit type 1 TsaB: MKVLALSTSTYRGSAAVLDGDRVLGASGYADLGGHAERIFSAVTEALEAAAVSRSEIELVACDIGPGSFTGVRVGVASAKGLALGLGAALVGVGSLEAMAAAAFVTGAAGPKDVVVSVLDAKKQEFFIAAHDASGQTLWAPAHVPIADAFHLLSAWTEFSRLIADGYALRIVGEAALLEPSMAAQVVRGASVDLPDAVAVGRVGLRRFASSKGVAGEFDASLLEPSYVRPPDAKPMASGAAS; the protein is encoded by the coding sequence ATGAAGGTTCTCGCCCTCTCCACTTCGACATACCGCGGCAGTGCTGCTGTCCTCGACGGCGATCGCGTCTTGGGCGCAAGCGGCTATGCCGACCTTGGCGGGCATGCCGAGCGCATCTTTTCGGCCGTGACCGAGGCACTCGAAGCCGCAGCCGTAAGCCGTTCCGAGATTGAGCTCGTCGCGTGTGACATCGGTCCCGGGTCGTTCACGGGCGTGCGCGTGGGCGTTGCGTCCGCCAAGGGCCTTGCGCTGGGCCTAGGCGCAGCTTTGGTGGGTGTCGGGTCTTTGGAGGCCATGGCGGCGGCCGCGTTCGTTACGGGCGCCGCAGGGCCCAAAGACGTGGTCGTGTCGGTGCTCGATGCCAAAAAGCAGGAATTTTTCATCGCCGCCCATGACGCATCGGGGCAGACATTGTGGGCTCCGGCGCATGTGCCCATCGCGGACGCATTTCATTTGCTCTCGGCGTGGACGGAATTTTCGCGTTTGATTGCGGACGGTTATGCCTTACGCATCGTTGGTGAGGCGGCGCTTCTCGAGCCATCGATGGCGGCGCAAGTGGTGCGCGGGGCTTCGGTGGACTTGCCGGACGCGGTGGCGGTTGGGCGCGTCGGCCTGAGACGCTTTGCGTCATCGAAGGGTGTTGCGGGCGAGTTCGATGCGTCGCTGCTCGAGCCGAGTTACGTGAGGCCTCCGGATGCGAAGCCCATGGCATCTGGGGCAGCGAGCTAG
- a CDS encoding DNA gyrase inhibitor YacG, whose protein sequence is MAGPAGQSCPICGRDVSTSADNKSRPFCSARCKIIDLDKWLSGSYRVPGPPVESSGMGEIESASNGSDTDHSYELKGDEDP, encoded by the coding sequence ATGGCAGGACCGGCAGGACAGAGCTGCCCGATTTGTGGACGAGACGTGTCGACTTCCGCCGACAACAAATCCCGTCCCTTTTGCTCGGCGCGTTGCAAGATCATCGATCTGGACAAGTGGCTGAGCGGCTCCTATCGCGTACCCGGCCCGCCTGTCGAATCGAGCGGGATGGGGGAGATCGAAAGCGCGAGCAATGGCTCCGATACCGATCATTCGTACGAACTCAAAGGAGACGAAGACCCGTGA
- a CDS encoding PrsW family intramembrane metalloprotease — MLAAKILVGLLVVVAPLGLYATILSRGALKPSSPRSVVLTFVLGVIGFVPALYFERFVASNLEVRKVDVGTNLVAALVYAFLVAAPFEEAVKVAAAGPVWRWRSGRHRPIDGMAYATAAALGFGSAHNAVLLYEQPLTWIDPVRALLVAVAAPCIASLWGYALGRAPKRPMGGWAFNGAWFVASLGWATCQHVVFARGKSGMFGMIPVLLVAGVITVFGARDLLQRETAKPVTPRKPRISLPAPSIRSLREALRKSERPISLLWIAIGALVMVGVIIGMLVLAVMLGAKMGVDFGAVDRDASQAAAIVPILLLAAASVVAFPIAGWITARASSAQSVLEPAISAVLAIGGGVVLLGLAAPVAVVIGIACAPVAFGLACAGAWFGMDRPA; from the coding sequence TTGTTAGCCGCAAAGATCCTCGTAGGACTGCTCGTCGTCGTCGCGCCATTGGGGCTGTACGCGACCATTTTGTCGCGCGGTGCGCTGAAGCCGTCGAGCCCTCGGTCGGTGGTGCTGACGTTCGTGCTTGGCGTCATCGGGTTTGTCCCGGCACTGTACTTCGAACGGTTCGTCGCCAGCAACCTCGAAGTGCGTAAAGTGGACGTCGGGACAAACCTCGTTGCGGCGCTGGTGTATGCGTTTTTGGTGGCAGCGCCGTTCGAGGAGGCGGTGAAGGTCGCTGCGGCAGGACCCGTGTGGCGATGGCGTTCCGGGAGGCACAGGCCCATCGATGGAATGGCGTATGCGACTGCTGCAGCGCTCGGGTTTGGCTCGGCGCACAACGCTGTCTTGCTCTACGAGCAGCCGCTTACGTGGATCGATCCGGTGCGTGCGTTGCTGGTTGCCGTAGCCGCGCCGTGCATCGCGTCGCTTTGGGGTTATGCGCTTGGTCGAGCGCCCAAGCGACCGATGGGTGGATGGGCGTTCAATGGTGCGTGGTTTGTCGCGTCGCTCGGGTGGGCGACGTGTCAACACGTGGTTTTCGCGCGCGGCAAAAGCGGGATGTTCGGGATGATTCCCGTCTTGCTCGTCGCCGGAGTGATCACCGTTTTCGGTGCGCGCGATCTGTTGCAGCGCGAGACGGCCAAGCCAGTTACGCCTCGCAAGCCGCGCATCTCGCTGCCGGCACCATCCATTCGATCACTACGCGAAGCGCTTCGCAAGTCGGAACGTCCGATATCGCTTTTGTGGATCGCGATCGGCGCGCTCGTCATGGTTGGCGTCATCATCGGCATGCTCGTGCTGGCGGTCATGCTTGGTGCGAAGATGGGCGTCGACTTCGGCGCCGTCGATCGTGACGCGTCGCAAGCCGCTGCAATCGTTCCCATTTTGCTTCTTGCGGCTGCATCGGTCGTGGCCTTTCCCATCGCCGGCTGGATCACGGCTCGAGCATCGAGCGCCCAGAGCGTGCTCGAGCCAGCCATCAGCGCGGTGCTCGCGATTGGTGGAGGCGTCGTGCTTTTGGGGCTTGCGGCGCCCGTGGCCGTCGTCATTGGCATCGCATGCGCGCCCGTCGCGTTTGGGCTTGCATGTGCAGGCGCGTGGTTCGGGATGGATAGACCGGCTTAG